From Haloarcula sp. CBA1127, a single genomic window includes:
- a CDS encoding 8-amino-7-oxononanoate synthase encodes MTHGFDLNERLEQRDAQNLRRHLEVAESVSARTRFADDPKGEPPEFGDKEVVFAANNYLGLADDSRVQRAAELGARTVGSGAGASRLVTGDTKVHRALERDLAASKGTERALVFSSGYAANIGTIDALAPDVVFSDELNHASIIDGCRVGASETVVYDHCDADDLRTKMNARAADVDGDEQWLVVTDSVFSMDGDIAPLSAICDAVDEYGAWLMVDEAHATGLFGDSGGGVVQREGLSHRVDIQLGTLSKALASQGGYIAGDEVLIEYLLNAARSFVFSTGLSPPNAAAACEALRIARETDRAAKLWDTVATLRDGLETMGYEVLGETHILPVVVGDRGDALELADRLRDHGIVAPAIRPPTVPEGTSRIRVAPMATHTADDIAQCLDAFRTAGTEVGVL; translated from the coding sequence ATGACTCACGGCTTCGATTTGAACGAGCGACTCGAACAGCGCGACGCACAGAACCTCCGCCGCCATCTGGAAGTCGCCGAATCCGTTTCGGCGCGGACCCGCTTTGCCGATGACCCTAAAGGAGAACCACCGGAGTTCGGCGACAAGGAAGTCGTTTTCGCCGCGAACAACTACCTCGGACTCGCCGATGATAGTCGGGTCCAGCGAGCGGCCGAACTGGGGGCACGGACCGTTGGGAGCGGCGCGGGGGCCTCGCGGCTGGTCACAGGTGACACGAAGGTCCACCGAGCGCTGGAGCGCGACCTCGCGGCCTCCAAAGGGACCGAGCGGGCTCTGGTGTTCTCATCGGGCTACGCGGCCAATATCGGGACTATCGATGCGTTGGCCCCGGACGTCGTCTTCTCCGACGAGCTGAACCACGCCTCGATTATTGACGGCTGTCGCGTCGGGGCCAGCGAGACAGTGGTGTACGACCATTGTGACGCCGACGACCTGCGAACGAAGATGAACGCACGAGCGGCCGATGTCGATGGGGACGAACAGTGGCTCGTGGTCACCGATTCGGTGTTCTCGATGGACGGAGACATCGCGCCGCTATCGGCCATCTGTGACGCCGTCGACGAGTACGGCGCGTGGCTGATGGTCGACGAGGCACACGCGACGGGGTTGTTCGGCGACAGCGGCGGTGGCGTTGTGCAACGTGAGGGGCTGAGTCACCGTGTCGACATCCAACTGGGGACGCTCTCGAAAGCGCTGGCGAGCCAGGGCGGCTACATCGCCGGCGACGAGGTGCTCATCGAGTACCTGCTGAACGCCGCGCGGTCGTTCGTCTTCTCGACCGGGCTATCCCCACCGAACGCCGCGGCGGCCTGCGAGGCATTACGAATTGCTCGCGAGACCGACCGCGCGGCGAAACTCTGGGACACCGTGGCGACACTCAGGGACGGGCTGGAGACGATGGGCTACGAGGTGCTTGGCGAGACGCATATCCTCCCAGTTGTCGTCGGTGACCGCGGCGACGCGCTGGAACTGGCCGACCGCCTGCGCGACCACGGTATCGTCGCGCCCGCGATTCGACCGCCGACGGTGCCAGAGGGAACGTCCCGCATCCGGGTTGCACCGATGGCGACACACACCGCCGACGACATCGCGCAGTGTCTCGATGCCTTCCGGACTGCCGGCACGGAGGTGGGCGTACTGTGA